A window of Globicephala melas chromosome 2, mGloMel1.2, whole genome shotgun sequence genomic DNA:
CCCTCCCTGGGGGTGCCCCAGCCTCAGGGGCTACTGTCTACATCCTGACCAAAACACCTAAGCTATTGACCCAGACGGACAGCAGCGGGAGGTTCCGAGTCCCTGGCTTGTGCCCCGATGGCAAAAGCATCCTGAAGATCACAAAGACCAAGTTTGCCCCTATCAGGCTCACAATGCCTAAGACTAGACTGAAGGCAGCCACCATCAAGGCGGAGTTCATGAGGGcaggtacttaacttctctgggatAGGGCTCGGGAGGAAGGCTGGACTTTTAAATAAAAGGATTACAGTACTAAGAGCTGGCTTTCCAGGTTGCCCagagtaaaactgaaaaatccCCAAGTCACAACATCATCTGCCAGACCCCCccattccttctcttctctcttcccctctcctctcctattATAGTCCCCTCCACCCACACTGAGTCACTCTACTCCTATCCATTCCTcaaacacacaggcacactcctgcctcagggcctttgcacttgctatatACTCTGCTTGTAGTGTTCTTCCCCCAGATATTGGAATGGCTTGCTCCCTCAAATGTATGAGTTCTTTCCTGGTTACCTTATCTAACATAGTCAATTACAATACAGTATAACGTTTGAAAGGCAtagagagagaggctgggggaATTCAGAAATGGTGCAGAATGGCCAGAAAATTCTGCTGGAGTCCGCAGAGCAGCCAGCTCTGTCTCAATGGCAGTGTTTGGGAATCTTGGCTGGTACAAGGTCCTCTTGGTTCTCCACTGCCTCACCCAGATGCTGCCTGAGAGGCCATGGGAGCAGGTCCCAGGCTGAGTAGATGGAGGGAGTGGACTCCATTCTGGACCAGCTACTTATTAGGACCATTAGAGAGGGGCTGGGTGGTGTGTGTGAAGTTGTACAATTTTAACGCATGTCAAAATACCTGAGGGAGCAAGGCTCTGGAGAACCTGtcacaaagaaaaacccaaaacactatgTCTCATCTTCTGTCTCAGAGACTCCATACATTGTGATGAACCCCAAGGCAAAAGCACGGAGAGCTGGGCAGAGTGTGTCCCTGTGCTGTAAGGCCACGGGGAAGCCCAAACCAGACAAGTATCTCTGGTGAGTATTCTGCCAGCTACCTGGCCCAGGTCTCCTCTTGGAAGCCAGAGCTTTCTTGCATTGGGTCTGGACTTATTAGTCATGGCAATAATTAACAAGTGGGGGCCAGCAGGGCTGAGGCCACCCAGACAACAAGCAAGCCCTGTTGTTGTCCTATCAAAGCTGGGGTCCCCCAGAGCAGCTCTGGTCTTGGGGTCCTGACTCATATCCTTGGGCCACAGAACCAGGTTCCCCAGCCCTAATTTCCCAGACAAGGGCAAACAAGGTCAGTGTCCCCAGTGGCTGTCCTTTACccttcacaaatattttatagccattatcttgtttGACGCTCTCAACAATTCTATGGAGTCAGCTAGGCATCACTTCTCCTATTTCATAGAACAGGAAGCTGAAACTCAGATGTGAAATGGTTTGTCTAAGGGTCCATAGCCAGTTAGTGGTGGGGCTGAGACTCAGAATCGAGTACCCTGACTCCCAGGCCAGTCAGCGTTCTTGAATGAGCTGAGTCAGTGGTGGTGTTGGCATCTGCAGGGACCCGTCCACCATCTGCCTTGCTCCTGGCACTGTCCCCAAGGATACCAGCCCTCCTACTGCCCCCTCAGGCCGTCCCTCTCCATCCCTTTCAGGTACCATAACAGCACACTGTTGGACCCCTCCCTCTACAAGCACGAGAGCAAGCTGGTGCTGAGGAACCTGCAACGGGACCAGGCCGGGGAGTACTTCTGCAAGGCCCGGAGCGACACTGGGGCTGCAAAGTCCCATGTCGCCCGGCTGACTGTCATAGGTAAGACTGTCAGGGCCCCTGGGGAGCCCCTGCTACAGCACTGGGGAGCACTCCAGTGGGCATTCCTGGGCAGTAAAACCTTGGGCTTTTCTAGACTGTGCTCTCTGGGACACAAAGATGGCACAGACCTCGATCCTACCCTCACAGAGCTGCCACTCCAGGATGGGTGGAGAAATAAGAGACAAGTCAGTAAAGATGAAAAAGTGTAGTTAAAACAGGAGATAAGGAATTGTGGACTCTATAGATGAGAGACAGAGACCTTCCAGGTGGGAGTGACTATGGCTGGTTACTTGAGGCTTAAATAGGGATCATCTGTTGAGTTTTTTAAACTACTGACGCCTGGGTCTTACCTCCAGAGAGCCTGATTTCATTGGTTTGGGATGTGGCCTGGTCATGCACAGGTTAAAATCttccccaggtaattctaattTGCAGCCAATGTTGTGAATCCCTGGTCTTAAACAATGGCCAGGGTCTGTGTGTATGGAGATGGGAGCATTCCAGATCAAGGGGCCAGCATGAGCAAGGTATAGAAGTGGGAAACTGAGGGGGCTTTACAAGAAAGGGTGACCTGATTAAAGCTGGTTTCTAGAAGTgagctggaggaggagagacTGGAGGCCAAGACCAATCAGGAAACTGTACTTGGAAAGTGAGGGAGAAGGAGGATATCTTAGTAATTGGcctaaacaaaaccaaacaaaaggcAGAAGAAATTTTGTTGGAAGGATTTTGGAATATTTCAGAGACTCCAAGAAAGTTGAGTAACACACCTCGGGACAGGCAGGACACAGGGGACTTGAATCCTGGCAGAGGAGATGTGGAGAACTGTCAGCAGTGGTTCCCCGCTCATTATTCCAATGCTCCCCGCTTGTCAcagttattctttctttccttttttttttcagttattcttaatactttaaattttaaatattttcaattaaaaatattttttactattcTGAAGTTAAATTTATAGATAATAACTAcatataatttccaaatatacatGCACATGGCCctaataacataaaagggaaatacaaagaaaataattttaatacaaaatagTATGTATTTCAATATGTAAGTGCTTTGGCATAATGACACAAGAACATCAACCAAGAGGTCAGATACTTGCACTTGAATCCAGTCACCATGAATGTGGCAGCTACAAATGCTGATGGATACAGGGGCGTCATTTCACATTCCTTGGGCAATTGTTGTAGGTACATGATTTTTCTGAAACAAGAAGCAATTCTTGGTATTTTTCCAAGCTAAACAAAGTACAATCTTAGCTTGATTTATATGGTAGTTGCATTCTTGAAAAATTCAATGTATGGTAAAGCCATGTAAAAAATACCAGGCTCCGATAATTTTAAACAAGTTTTCCACCTACATGAATGTCTGTAGAATATGTGAAAGTCAAACAGGATGCAGAAGAATTCCGTTTGAGAGACAGTGTCAGGCACTGCAGAAGATAGAGCTGCAAGGCCCCCTGCCCACTATAAGTCAGTAGCACTGCCAATTTTGGTGGTAACTCAAAACACCCTCACGAATTTTCAAGACCCCTCCAATTAGGACGATTACTCTACTGGTCTCAGCAGCAAACTCTGTTCCCTGTGTGTGAAATGGAATTAGTAACAGCTGTTCTATCTCCCTCAGAGGAGTTTTGTGAGAGTTGGGAATCACACAAGTACTTTGAAAACCCTGAAGTATGGCAGAGAGGGGAGGTTGAGGTCCCCTTTATGTGGGAAAAGAACTTGCATTTAATATCCGAACTATTTCCCTCCATAGCCCCCGATGAGACTCCTTGCAACCCAACCCCCGAGAGCTACCTTATCCAGCTGCCCCATGATTGTTTCCAGAATGCCACCAACTCCTTCTACTATGATGTGGGTCGTTGCCCTGTCAAGACCTGTGCAGGGCAGCAGGATAATGGGATCAGGTGCCAGGATGCTGTGGAGAACTGCTGTGGGATCTCCAAAACAGAGGAGAGGGAGATCCAGTGCAGTGGGTACACACTGCCCACCAAGGTGGCCATGGAGTGCAGCTGCCAGCGGTGTACGGAGACCCAGAGTATCGTTCGGGGACGCGTCAGCGCCTCTGACAATGGGGAACCCATGCGCTTTGGCCACGTGTACATGGGGAACAGCCGTGTGAGCATGACTGGCTACAAGGGCACGTTCACCCTCCACGTCCCTCAGGACACTGAGAGGCTGGTGCTCACATTTGTGGACAGGCTGCAGAAGTTTGTCAACACCACCAAAGTGCTGCCCTTCAATAAGAAAGGGAGTGCGGTGTTCCATGAGATCAAGATGCTTCGGCGGAAAGAACCCATCACCTTGGAGGCCATGGAGACCAACATTATCCCCTTGGGGGATGTGGCTGGTGAAGATCCTGTGGCTGAGCTGGAGATCCCATCCAAGAGTTTCTACCGGCAGAACGGGGAGCCCTACACAGGAAAAGTAAAGGCCAGTGTGACCTTCCTGGATCCTCGGAATATTTCCACAGCTACTGCTGCCCAGAGTGACCTGAACTTCATCAATGATGAAGGAGACACCTTCCCCCTTCGAACATACGGCATGTTCTCTGTGGACTTCACAGATGAGGCCACCTCAGAGTCACTTAATGTTGGCAAGGTAAAGGTCCACCTCGACTCAACCCAGGTCAAGATGCCAGAGCACTTGCCCATGATGAAACTCTGGTCCCTCAACCCAGGCACAGGGCTGTGGGAGGAGGAAGGTGACTTCAAATTTGAAAGCCAAAGGCGGAACAGAAGAGAAGACAGGACCTTCCTGGTGGGCAACATGGAGATTCGTGAGAGGAGGCTCTTTAACCTGGACGTCCCTGAAAGCAGGAGGTGCTTCATCAAGGTGAGGGCCTACCGAAGTGAGAGGTTCTTGCCCAGTGAGCAGATGCAGGGTGTCGTGGTCTCTGTGATCAACCTGGAGCCCCGGACTGGCTTCTCCTCTAACCCCAGGGCCTGGGGCCGCTTTGACAGTGTCATCACTGGTCCCAATGGGGCCTGTCTGCCTGCCTTCTGCGATGACCAGTCCCCTGATGCCTACTCTGCCTACGTCTTAGCAAGCCTGGCTGGGGACGAGCTGGAAGCAGTGGAGTCTTTTCCTAAATTCAACCCAAATGCAATTGGTGTCCCTCAGCCCTACCTCAACAAGCTCAAGTACCGCCGGACAGACCATGAGGACCCACAGGCCAAGAAGACAGCTTTCCAGATCAGCATGGCCAAACCAAGGCCCAACTCAGCCGAGGAGAGCAATGGACCCATCTATGCATTTGAGAACCTCCAGGCATGCGAGGAAGCACCTCCCAGTGCGGCCCACTTCCGGTTCTACCAGATTGAGGGAGATCGGTATGACTACAACACGGTCCCTTTCAACGAGGATGACCCCATGAGCTGGACTGAAGACTACCTGGCATGGTGGCCCAAGCCAATGGAGTTCAGGGCCTGCTATATCAAGGTGAAGATCATGGGGCCACTGGAGGTGAACGTGCGATCCCGTAACATGGGGGGCACCCACCGGCAGACAGTGGGAAAGCTGTATGGAATCCGGGATGTGAAGAGCACGCGGGACAGGGACCAGCCCAATGTCTCAGCTGCTTGTTTGGAGTTCAAGTGCAGTGGGATGCTCTATGACCAGGACCGTGTAGACCGCACGCTGGTGAAGGTTATCCCCCAGGGCAGCTGCCATCGAGTCAGCGTAAACTCCATGCTGCATGAGTACCTGGTCAACCACCTGCCACTGGCGGTCAATGACAACACCACTGAGTACACCATGCTGGCGCCCTTGGACCCACTGGGCCACAACTATGGCATCTACACTGTCACTGACCAGGACCCTCGCACAGCCAAGGAGATTGCGCTTGGCCGGTGCTTTGATGGCACATCTGATGGCTCCTCCAGAGTCATGAAGAGCAATGTGGGAGTGGCCCTGACCTTTAACTGCGTAGAGAGGCAGGTGGGCCGTCAGAGTGCCTTCCAGTACCTCCAAAGCACCCCGGCCCGGCCCTCCCCCGCAAGCACTGTCAGGGGAAGAGCGCCCTCAAGGAGGCAGCGGTCAAGTCAGGGTGGCCAGCGCTGGCGCAGAGGGGCGGCCTCGCTGAGGTTTTCTGGGGTTGCTCAGCAGCCTCTGAGCAACTAAGGCTTGTGGtacttcccttctccccacagccATTGTGAGACTGACACCCAAACTGTCACTCGGTTAACTTAAGCCCATCTGTTCCGGTGCAACTTGCTCGTTTGTTTCTTCATTCCCTTTCTTACTGTCTTTGTCTTGTGATACTGA
This region includes:
- the CILP gene encoding cartilage intermediate layer protein 1 isoform X4; this translates as MVVIKACVFFFLVLEVTSLLGSLRQDTEHSLWSMWSPWSKCSAACGHPGVQTRTRTCLAETVSLCNDATEEGRLCMEQACSACDLTCPMGQVNADCDACMCQDFVLYGVVSLPGGAPASGATVYILTKTPKLLTQTDSSGRFRVPGLCPDGKSILKITKTKFAPIRLTMPKTRLKAATIKAEFMRAETPYIVMNPKAKARRAGQSVSLCCKATGKPKPDKYLWYHNSTLLDPSLYKHESKLVLRNLQRDQAGEYFCKARSDTGAAKSHVARLTVIAPDETPCNPTPESYLIQLPHDCFQNATNSFYYDVGRCPVKTCAGQQDNGIRCQDAVENCCGISKTEEREIQCSGYTLPTKVAMECSCQRCTETQSIVRGRVSASDNGEPMRFGHVYMGNSRVSMTGYKGTFTLHVPQDTERLVLTFVDRLQKFVNTTKVLPFNKKGSAVFHEIKMLRRKEPITLEAMETNIIPLGDVAGEDPVAELEIPSKSFYRQNGEPYTGKVKASVTFLDPRNISTATAAQSDLNFINDEGDTFPLRTYGMFSVDFTDEATSESLNVGKVKVHLDSTQVKMPEHLPMMKLWSLNPGTGLWEEEGDFKFESQRRNRREDRTFLVGNMEIRERRLFNLDVPESRRCFIKVRAYRSERFLPSEQMQGVVVSVINLEPRTGFSSNPRAWGRFDSVITGPNGACLPAFCDDQSPDAYSAYVLASLAGDELEAVESFPKFNPNAIGVPQPYLNKLKYRRTDHEDPQAKKTAFQISMAKPRPNSAEESNGPIYAFENLQACEEAPPSAAHFRFYQIEGDRYDYNTVPFNEDDPMSWTEDYLAWWPKPMEFRACYIKVKIMGPLEVNVRSRNMGGTHRQTVGKLYGIRDVKSTRDRDQPNVSAACLEFKCSGMLYDQDRVDRTLVKVIPQGSCHRVSVNSMLHEYLVNHLPLAVNDNTTEYTMLAPLDPLGHNYGIYTVTDQDPRTAKEIALGRCFDGTSDGSSRVMKSNVGVALTFNCVERQVGRQSAFQYLQSTPARPSPASTVRGRAPSRRQRSSQGGQRWRRGAASLRFSGVAQQPLSN
- the CILP gene encoding cartilage intermediate layer protein 1 isoform X2, which translates into the protein MMLTQSVRRAQPGKRTSGIFAKPADPLDSPGEWTTWFNIDHPGGQGDYERLDAIHFYYGHQVCPRPLRLEARTTDWIPAGSTGQVVHGSPLEGFWCLNREQRPGQNCFNYTVRFLCPPGSLRQDTEHSLWSMWSPWSKCSAACGHPGVQTRTRTCLAETVSLCNDATEEGRLCMEQACSACDLTCPMGQVNADCDACMCQDFVLYGVVSLPGGAPASGATVYILTKTPKLLTQTDSSGRFRVPGLCPDGKSILKITKTKFAPIRLTMPKTRLKAATIKAEFMRAETPYIVMNPKAKARRAGQSVSLCCKATGKPKPDKYLWYHNSTLLDPSLYKHESKLVLRNLQRDQAGEYFCKARSDTGAAKSHVARLTVIAPDETPCNPTPESYLIQLPHDCFQNATNSFYYDVGRCPVKTCAGQQDNGIRCQDAVENCCGISKTEEREIQCSGYTLPTKVAMECSCQRCTETQSIVRGRVSASDNGEPMRFGHVYMGNSRVSMTGYKGTFTLHVPQDTERLVLTFVDRLQKFVNTTKVLPFNKKGSAVFHEIKMLRRKEPITLEAMETNIIPLGDVAGEDPVAELEIPSKSFYRQNGEPYTGKVKASVTFLDPRNISTATAAQSDLNFINDEGDTFPLRTYGMFSVDFTDEATSESLNVGKVKVHLDSTQVKMPEHLPMMKLWSLNPGTGLWEEEGDFKFESQRRNRREDRTFLVGNMEIRERRLFNLDVPESRRCFIKVRAYRSERFLPSEQMQGVVVSVINLEPRTGFSSNPRAWGRFDSVITGPNGACLPAFCDDQSPDAYSAYVLASLAGDELEAVESFPKFNPNAIGVPQPYLNKLKYRRTDHEDPQAKKTAFQISMAKPRPNSAEESNGPIYAFENLQACEEAPPSAAHFRFYQIEGDRYDYNTVPFNEDDPMSWTEDYLAWWPKPMEFRACYIKVKIMGPLEVNVRSRNMGGTHRQTVGKLYGIRDVKSTRDRDQPNVSAACLEFKCSGMLYDQDRVDRTLVKVIPQGSCHRVSVNSMLHEYLVNHLPLAVNDNTTEYTMLAPLDPLGHNYGIYTVTDQDPRTAKEIALGRCFDGTSDGSSRVMKSNVGVALTFNCVERQVGRQSAFQYLQSTPARPSPASTVRGRAPSRRQRSSQGGQRWRRGAASLRFSGVAQQPLSN
- the CILP gene encoding cartilage intermediate layer protein 1 isoform X5 — encoded protein: MWSPWSKCSAACGHPGVQTRTRTCLAETVSLCNDATEEGRLCMEQACSACDLTCPMGQVNADCDACMCQDFVLYGVVSLPGGAPASGATVYILTKTPKLLTQTDSSGRFRVPGLCPDGKSILKITKTKFAPIRLTMPKTRLKAATIKAEFMRAETPYIVMNPKAKARRAGQSVSLCCKATGKPKPDKYLWYHNSTLLDPSLYKHESKLVLRNLQRDQAGEYFCKARSDTGAAKSHVARLTVIAPDETPCNPTPESYLIQLPHDCFQNATNSFYYDVGRCPVKTCAGQQDNGIRCQDAVENCCGISKTEEREIQCSGYTLPTKVAMECSCQRCTETQSIVRGRVSASDNGEPMRFGHVYMGNSRVSMTGYKGTFTLHVPQDTERLVLTFVDRLQKFVNTTKVLPFNKKGSAVFHEIKMLRRKEPITLEAMETNIIPLGDVAGEDPVAELEIPSKSFYRQNGEPYTGKVKASVTFLDPRNISTATAAQSDLNFINDEGDTFPLRTYGMFSVDFTDEATSESLNVGKVKVHLDSTQVKMPEHLPMMKLWSLNPGTGLWEEEGDFKFESQRRNRREDRTFLVGNMEIRERRLFNLDVPESRRCFIKVRAYRSERFLPSEQMQGVVVSVINLEPRTGFSSNPRAWGRFDSVITGPNGACLPAFCDDQSPDAYSAYVLASLAGDELEAVESFPKFNPNAIGVPQPYLNKLKYRRTDHEDPQAKKTAFQISMAKPRPNSAEESNGPIYAFENLQACEEAPPSAAHFRFYQIEGDRYDYNTVPFNEDDPMSWTEDYLAWWPKPMEFRACYIKVKIMGPLEVNVRSRNMGGTHRQTVGKLYGIRDVKSTRDRDQPNVSAACLEFKCSGMLYDQDRVDRTLVKVIPQGSCHRVSVNSMLHEYLVNHLPLAVNDNTTEYTMLAPLDPLGHNYGIYTVTDQDPRTAKEIALGRCFDGTSDGSSRVMKSNVGVALTFNCVERQVGRQSAFQYLQSTPARPSPASTVRGRAPSRRQRSSQGGQRWRRGAASLRFSGVAQQPLSN
- the CILP gene encoding cartilage intermediate layer protein 1 isoform X3, yielding MVVIKACVFFFLVLEVTSLLGPGEWTTWFNIDHPGGQGDYERLDAIHFYYGHQVCPRPLRLEARTTDWIPAGSTGQVVHGSPLEGFWCLNREQRPGQNCFNYTVRFLCPPGSLRQDTEHSLWSMWSPWSKCSAACGHPGVQTRTRTCLAETVSLCNDATEEGRLCMEQACSACDLTCPMGQVNADCDACMCQDFVLYGVVSLPGGAPASGATVYILTKTPKLLTQTDSSGRFRVPGLCPDGKSILKITKTKFAPIRLTMPKTRLKAATIKAEFMRAETPYIVMNPKAKARRAGQSVSLCCKATGKPKPDKYLWYHNSTLLDPSLYKHESKLVLRNLQRDQAGEYFCKARSDTGAAKSHVARLTVIAPDETPCNPTPESYLIQLPHDCFQNATNSFYYDVGRCPVKTCAGQQDNGIRCQDAVENCCGISKTEEREIQCSGYTLPTKVAMECSCQRCTETQSIVRGRVSASDNGEPMRFGHVYMGNSRVSMTGYKGTFTLHVPQDTERLVLTFVDRLQKFVNTTKVLPFNKKGSAVFHEIKMLRRKEPITLEAMETNIIPLGDVAGEDPVAELEIPSKSFYRQNGEPYTGKVKASVTFLDPRNISTATAAQSDLNFINDEGDTFPLRTYGMFSVDFTDEATSESLNVGKVKVHLDSTQVKMPEHLPMMKLWSLNPGTGLWEEEGDFKFESQRRNRREDRTFLVGNMEIRERRLFNLDVPESRRCFIKVRAYRSERFLPSEQMQGVVVSVINLEPRTGFSSNPRAWGRFDSVITGPNGACLPAFCDDQSPDAYSAYVLASLAGDELEAVESFPKFNPNAIGVPQPYLNKLKYRRTDHEDPQAKKTAFQISMAKPRPNSAEESNGPIYAFENLQACEEAPPSAAHFRFYQIEGDRYDYNTVPFNEDDPMSWTEDYLAWWPKPMEFRACYIKVKIMGPLEVNVRSRNMGGTHRQTVGKLYGIRDVKSTRDRDQPNVSAACLEFKCSGMLYDQDRVDRTLVKVIPQGSCHRVSVNSMLHEYLVNHLPLAVNDNTTEYTMLAPLDPLGHNYGIYTVTDQDPRTAKEIALGRCFDGTSDGSSRVMKSNVGVALTFNCVERQVGRQSAFQYLQSTPARPSPASTVRGRAPSRRQRSSQGGQRWRRGAASLRFSGVAQQPLSN
- the CILP gene encoding cartilage intermediate layer protein 1 isoform X1, yielding MVVIKACVFFFLVLEVTSLLGRQMMLTQSVRRAQPGKRTSGIFAKPADPLDSPGEWTTWFNIDHPGGQGDYERLDAIHFYYGHQVCPRPLRLEARTTDWIPAGSTGQVVHGSPLEGFWCLNREQRPGQNCFNYTVRFLCPPGSLRQDTEHSLWSMWSPWSKCSAACGHPGVQTRTRTCLAETVSLCNDATEEGRLCMEQACSACDLTCPMGQVNADCDACMCQDFVLYGVVSLPGGAPASGATVYILTKTPKLLTQTDSSGRFRVPGLCPDGKSILKITKTKFAPIRLTMPKTRLKAATIKAEFMRAETPYIVMNPKAKARRAGQSVSLCCKATGKPKPDKYLWYHNSTLLDPSLYKHESKLVLRNLQRDQAGEYFCKARSDTGAAKSHVARLTVIAPDETPCNPTPESYLIQLPHDCFQNATNSFYYDVGRCPVKTCAGQQDNGIRCQDAVENCCGISKTEEREIQCSGYTLPTKVAMECSCQRCTETQSIVRGRVSASDNGEPMRFGHVYMGNSRVSMTGYKGTFTLHVPQDTERLVLTFVDRLQKFVNTTKVLPFNKKGSAVFHEIKMLRRKEPITLEAMETNIIPLGDVAGEDPVAELEIPSKSFYRQNGEPYTGKVKASVTFLDPRNISTATAAQSDLNFINDEGDTFPLRTYGMFSVDFTDEATSESLNVGKVKVHLDSTQVKMPEHLPMMKLWSLNPGTGLWEEEGDFKFESQRRNRREDRTFLVGNMEIRERRLFNLDVPESRRCFIKVRAYRSERFLPSEQMQGVVVSVINLEPRTGFSSNPRAWGRFDSVITGPNGACLPAFCDDQSPDAYSAYVLASLAGDELEAVESFPKFNPNAIGVPQPYLNKLKYRRTDHEDPQAKKTAFQISMAKPRPNSAEESNGPIYAFENLQACEEAPPSAAHFRFYQIEGDRYDYNTVPFNEDDPMSWTEDYLAWWPKPMEFRACYIKVKIMGPLEVNVRSRNMGGTHRQTVGKLYGIRDVKSTRDRDQPNVSAACLEFKCSGMLYDQDRVDRTLVKVIPQGSCHRVSVNSMLHEYLVNHLPLAVNDNTTEYTMLAPLDPLGHNYGIYTVTDQDPRTAKEIALGRCFDGTSDGSSRVMKSNVGVALTFNCVERQVGRQSAFQYLQSTPARPSPASTVRGRAPSRRQRSSQGGQRWRRGAASLRFSGVAQQPLSN